One part of the Brassica oleracea var. oleracea cultivar TO1000 unplaced genomic scaffold, BOL UnpScaffold00943, whole genome shotgun sequence genome encodes these proteins:
- the LOC106320495 gene encoding uncharacterized protein LOC106320495, whose amino-acid sequence METIDPGSNHEEKNNMAIALLFQSIPEALTLQLGELDTSKVVWEAIQARHVGAERVREARLQTLMAKFDRLKMKESDTIDTFVSKLSELSSKSASLGKIIEEPKIVKKFLKSLPTRKYIHIVASLEQVLDLNTTSFNDIVGRLKAYEERIFEDDDEHSNNDPTKLMYVNSGKNQENFSGGDRGRGRGGRSDWRGRGRGRYSSFQSQREAYRQVDCLDRLLKLQETVEKKDEDTEDADNIMVHEVVYLNEKKVNLKVFKTEQDMTILWYLDNGESNHMSGNHIFFRDLDEGITGKVQFGYDSRIDIKGKGSIQFRMEGGEKKILNDVYYIPVLKSNIVSLGQATEAGCEISMKDNVLRLLNQSGQLMIQTSRSRNRLYKVVLQADTIQCLQVKTSTESSKWHARLGHVNTEIMKLVINKEIVDGIPSLMIGKEACVSCLLGNKQDNHSLIQPRIGPRQETRTLVKTLRTDRGGEFMSQEFKLFCVKDGINRHLTARYSPQQNGVVERHNRTLLEMTRSILRSLVASVTEERKLQGGINLRPIENIGALGYGAGSRNEQNVEKEDNVEDDVEAHNEAIDDDEEDDEAEPQLRRSNRVSTKPSYLDDYILLAEIECERLLMAINNEPWDFNEAKEMKVWTDACKEEIFSMEKNNTWVLVELSKGFKPIGLKWVLRSKETLMEALTSTRHAMAASKVWEIHHLDVKTAFLHGVLKEEVYVTQPEGFEIKGEEDKVYRLRKALYGLRQALRAWTIKLNDILKVDDLVVAGTALQSVVEFKREMSTKFEMSDLGKLTYYLGIEVYQLERGIVLMQDRYAQKILEEAGIHACNLSHVPMDMNPDLSISVGVLSRYMQEPKECHGAALKQILRYLRGTSSLGLMFPRSTKLELVGYSGSSHNVDIDDGKSTAGHVFYFDESSITWCSQKQEIVALSSCEAEFMAATEAA is encoded by the exons ATGGAAACCATTGATCCCGGAAGTAATCACGAGGAGAAGAACAATATGGCAATCGCCTTGCTCTTTCAATCCATCCCCGAGGCCCTAACGCTTCAGTTAGGCGAACTCGATACATCAAAGGTGGTTTGGGAAGCAATCCAAGCACGACACGTCGGGGCTGAGCGGGTAAGAGAAGCACGATTACAAACATTAATGGCAAAATTTGATAGACTTAAGATGAAGGAATCAGACACCATCGATACCTTCGTCAGCAAGTTATCCGAACTTTCGTCCAAATCTGCTTCTCTTGGGAAGATTATCGAAGAGCCAAAAATTGtcaagaaatttttgaaaagtttgcCAACGAGAAAATACATCCATATTGTTGCTTCGCTGGAACAGGTATTAGACTTAAATACCACAAGTTTCAATGATATCGTTGGGAGGTTAAAAGCGTATGAGGAGAGAATATTTGAAGATGACGATGAGCATAGCAACAACGATCCTACGAAGCTAATGTATGTCAATTCTGGGAAAAATCAAGAGAATTTTTCCGGAGGCGatagaggaagaggacgaggtgGTCGTTCCGATTGGAGAGGACGAGGACGAGGTCGATACAGCTCGTTTCAGAGCCAAAGAGAAGCGTATAGGCAAG TTGATTGTCTTGATAGACTGTTAAAACTCCAAGAGACGGTTGAGAAGAAAGACGAAGATACAGAGGACGCTGATAATATTATGGTACATGAAGTCGTCTACCTTAACGAGAAGAAGGTTAATCTGAAGGTGTTTAAAACAGAGCAAGACATGACCATCTTGTGGTATCTTGACAACGGGGAAAGTAATCACATGAGTGGCAATCACATTTTCTTTAGAGATCTTGATGAAGGAATCACAGGGAAGGTTCAATTCGGATACGACTCACGCATTgatataaaaggaaaaggatCGATTCAGTTCAGAATGGAAGGAGGCGAGAAGAAGATACTAAACGATGTCTATTATATCCCAGTTTTAAAAAGCAATATTGTGAGTCTAGGGCAGGCCACTGAAGCCGGTTGTGAGATCAGCATGAAGGATAACGTGCTGAGATTGCTCAATCAGAGTGGCCAACTAATGATTCAGACCTCAAGATCAAGAAATAGGCTCTATAAAGTCGTTCTTCAAGCTGATACTATTCAGTGTCTACAAGTAAAGACATCCACTGAATCGTCGAAGTGGCACGCTCGCTTAGGACACGTTAACACCGAGATAATGAAGCTGGTGATTAATAAAGAAATAGTCGACGGCATACCTAGTCTCATGATCGGGAAGGAGGCTTGTGTATCTTGTCTGCTGGGAAACAAACAAGACAATCATTCCCTTATTCAACCTCGTATCGGGCCAA GACAAGAAACGAGAACTTTAGTGAAAACTTTGAGAACAGACAGGGGAGGAGAGTTTATGTCTCAAGAATTTAAACTGTTTTGTGTCAAGGACGGAATCAACCGGCACTTAACGGCTCGTTACTCACCGCAGCAGAACGGGGTCGTCGAGCGTCACAACCGTACCCTACTAGAGATGACGAGAA GCATATTACGGTCTTTGGTTGCGTCTGTTACTGAAGAACGGAAGCTGCAGGGAGGAATAAACTTGAGACCGATCGAGAACATTGGTGCACTTGGGTACGGAGCCGG CTCAAGAAATGAACAAAATGTGGAGAAAGAGGACAATGTTGAAGACGATGTAGAAGCTCATAATGAGGCAATTGAtgacgatgaagaagatgatgaagctgagCCACAACTACGAAGATCAAACCGAGTCAGCACGAAGCCGTCCTACTTGGACGATTACATCCTTCTCGCAGAGATAGAGTGTGAGAGATTATTGATGGCGATTAATAATGAGCCTTGGGATTTCAACGAGGCAAAGGAGATGAAAGTATGGACTGATGCGTGCAAAGAGGAGATTTTCTCAATGGAGAAGAACAATACATGGGTTCTCGTGGAACTGTCTAAGGGTTTTAAGCCTATCGGTTTGAAGTGGGTCTTAAGATCAAAAGAAACGCTGATGGAAGCATTAACAAGTACAAGGCACG CAATGGCAGCATCAAAGGTCTGGGAGATACATCATCTTGATGTGAAAACAGCATTCTTGCACGGAGTATTGAAGGAGGAAGTTTATGTTACACAACCTGAAGGTTTCGAGATCAAAGGGGAGGAAGATAAAGTATACAGACTAAGGAAAGCCCTTTATGGCCTACGGCAGGCTCTGCGAGCATGGACCATTAAACTTAATGATATTCTGAAAG TGGATGATCTAGTAGTGGCTGGTACTGCTTTGCAATCTGTTGTTGAGTTCAAACGAGAGATGAGTACCAAGTTTGAGATGAGCGACCTAGGAAAACTGACATACTATCTAGGCATTGAGGTATATCAGCTTGAAAGAGGCATTGTACTCATGCAAGATAGGTATGCGCAAAAGATCCTCGAAGAAGCTGGCATTCACgcatgtaatctttctcatgtTCCAATGGACATGAAC CCGGACCTTTCCATCAGCGTCGGAGTACTCAGCAGATACATGCAGGAGCCTAAGGAGTGTCATGGTGCGGCTCTGAAACAGATACTAAGGTACTTACGCGGAACAAGTTCTCTTGGTCTCATGTTCCCACGATCGACAAAACTCGAGCTTGTAGGCTATAGTGGCAGTTCCCACAATGTTGACATTGATGACGGGAAAAGCACAGCCGGTCATGTGTTCTACTTTGATGAAAGCTCAATAACGTGGTGCTCTCAGAAACAAGAGATCGTTGCGTTATCATCTTGTGAGGCAGAGTTCATGGCTGCTACGGAGGCAGCATAA